AGGCCCAGCTGGACCATGTGCTCGAGCTGTTCCCACGCCTCAAGGAGCGTTTCAACCAGCGCGGCGGCACCATGTCCGGGGGTGAACAGCAGATGCTGGCCATTGGCCGTGCATTAATGAGCAAGCCCCGTCTGCTGCTGCTTGATGAACCTTCACTGGGTCTGGCGCCGCTGATTATTCAGCAAATTTTCGGCATCATCGAAAAACTGCGGGATGAGGGCGTCACCATTTTTCTGGTGGAGCAGAACGCTCATCAGGCTTTGAAGATTGCAGACCGGGGCTATGTACTGGAAAATGGCCGCATTGTGATGAGCGGTACCGGTAATGCCCTGCTCAATGATGACAGCGTTCGCAAGGCTTACCTCGGCGGTTAACGGACAGGACTGATGCGCTTACTGATGATCTCGCTGCTGGCACTCTTCGCCAGCCTCACATTGCTGATTGTCGGCAACTCCTTCCTGATCACCCTGCTCGGGTTGCGCTTCAGTCTGCTCGGTATTGATGCTTCCACCATCGGTATGGTGATGGTGTGCTATTCGGCCGGGTTTGTGGTGGGTTCACTGTATGCGGACAGAGTCGTACGCCGCGTGGGCCATATTCGTGCCTTTGCCGTATTTGCAGCCCTGGCTGCCATGGCGGCGCTGATCTATCCGCTGACTTACAATGTCTGGTATTGGGGCATTCTGCGCGGTATTGGCGGGCTCACCATCGCGGCGCTGTTTATCACCATCGAAAGCTGGTTCAGTGCGGTGGCCACCAACGCCAACCGCTCCAAAATCTTCTCCATGTACCAGATTGCGGCCTACTCGGCTGCCGCTGGCGGCCAGCTGCTGATTGGTAACGGCAACCCGATCAACTACGCCCTGTTTACCCTGTCGGCACTGTTTATCATTGCCGGCATCATCCCGCTGTCTCTGTCTCGCATGCATTCGCCCGAGATCAGCGAAACCACACAGAAAATGTCACTGTTACAACTGCTTCGGCTGGCACCACTGGGTGTTGTTGCCGCTTTTACTGGAGGCATTTTCCTCGGTTCCTTCTACTCACTGGTACCGCTGTTCGCCAGCCTGACAGGCCTTGAAAACAACCAGATATCAATCTACATGTTTGCCTCCATTCTCGCGGCCATGCTCTGTGCCTGGCCCATTGGCTGGATCTGTGACCGGGTGCAGCGCAGCTATGTGCTGCTGGTGATCTGCGTGCTGGCAGGCCTCGCCAGCGCCGCCAACG
This DNA window, taken from Marinobacterium iners, encodes the following:
- a CDS encoding ABC transporter ATP-binding protein — encoded protein: MLKLDKVCTYYGKIQALHDVTLEVNRGEILTLIGANGAGKTTLMMTICGDPRAQSGQITFDGKPIEQLKTSDIMRKGLAVVPEGRRIFPGMTVEENLFMGSFFRSRTEAQAQLDHVLELFPRLKERFNQRGGTMSGGEQQMLAIGRALMSKPRLLLLDEPSLGLAPLIIQQIFGIIEKLRDEGVTIFLVEQNAHQALKIADRGYVLENGRIVMSGTGNALLNDDSVRKAYLGG
- a CDS encoding MFS transporter; translation: MRLLMISLLALFASLTLLIVGNSFLITLLGLRFSLLGIDASTIGMVMVCYSAGFVVGSLYADRVVRRVGHIRAFAVFAALAAMAALIYPLTYNVWYWGILRGIGGLTIAALFITIESWFSAVATNANRSKIFSMYQIAAYSAAAGGQLLIGNGNPINYALFTLSALFIIAGIIPLSLSRMHSPEISETTQKMSLLQLLRLAPLGVVAAFTGGIFLGSFYSLVPLFASLTGLENNQISIYMFASILAAMLCAWPIGWICDRVQRSYVLLVICVLAGLASAANALTVNDPFTWRLIALCVLMGLASTVYSIAVAITNDMMDSSQIIAASSGLLLSYGLGSVLGPLVSSALMERFGPEALFHTLAVALVSMAVFTLYRQYRVPPMPVDAQEHFIPAIPDVHVIPEIDPRNEEFVDTPIEELFREEPTSPEVESGDEGELMAKPEPPVAESESTDSTEAERPHPQTDEDSPRNGN